One region of Cucurbita pepo subsp. pepo cultivar mu-cu-16 chromosome LG03, ASM280686v2, whole genome shotgun sequence genomic DNA includes:
- the LOC111791557 gene encoding trihelix transcription factor ASIL2-like: MISSAMGSPSSPIDGSPSSSHPSNPLQALPLSAPLPPPSNPPPQATASSRRLPPPCWSHDETIALIDSYRDKWYSLRRGNLKATHWQDVADSVSHRCPNASPPKTAVQCRHKMEKLRKRYRTELQRARSMPLSRFTSSWVHFKRMDAMEKGPSAKPEESDSGGEEEEEEDEDDQELYEEFRNAGASGTRSVRKLYGNGITSGGSNNGGGGSGGDGAAAGGFRIRIPTGVSIAQPGLKNYPKAEQKMNPNSNPGSGMNPAAVNFGTRVVRESNPMRPVTGKRGEREREGDPVAEMVSAIKTLGDGFVRMERMKMEMAREIEAMRMEMEIKRTEMILDSQQRIVEAFAKAVTENKKKAKRIPSPEA, encoded by the coding sequence ATGATTTCCTCTGCCATGGGATCTCCTTCATCGCCGATCGATGGATCCCCCTCTTCTTCTCACCCTTCCAATCCGCTTCAAGCGCTGCCGCTTTCAGCTCCTCTGCCTCCTCCGTCCAATCCGCCGCCGCAGGCTACGGCCTCGTCTCGCCGTCTTCCGCCTCCCTGCTGGTCGCACGATGAGACGATTGCTCTCATCGATTCTTACAGGGATAAGTGGTATTCCCTTCGTCGGGGGAATCTCAAGGCCACTCACTGGCAGGATGTTGCCGATTCCGTTTCACATCGTTGCCCTAACGCGTCGCCGCCGAAGACCGCCGTGCAGTGCCGTCACAAGATGGAGAAACTCCGGAAGCGGTACCGTACTGAGCTTCAGCGGGCTCGGTCTATGCCGCTTTCGCGATTTACGTCCTCCTGGGTTCATTTTAAGCGAATGGATGCTATGGAGAAGGGGCCGTCCGCAAAGCCGGAGGAATCGGATAGCGgtggggaggaggaggaggaggaggatgaagATGATCAAGAACTGTACGAAGAGTTTAGGAATGCTGGGGCTTCTGGGACTCGGAGTGTGAGAAAATTGTATGGAAATGGAATTACCAGTGGCGGGAGTAATAATGGTGGCGGTGGAAGTGGCGGAGATGGAGCCGCGGCGGGAGGGTTTCGGATTCGAATTCCGACTGGTGTGAGTATAGCGCAACCAGGGTTGAAAAATTATCCAAAAGCTGAACAAAAGATGAACCCTAATTCAAATCCAGGTTCAGGGATGAACCCTGCCGCTGTTAATTTCGGTACCAGAGTTGTGAGGGAGTCAAATCCGATGAGGCCGGTGACGGGGAAGAGAGGGGAGAGGGAAAGGGAAGGAGATCCAGTTGCAGAGATGGTGTCCGCCATTAAAACACTGGGAGATGGGTTTGTAAGAATGGAGCGGATGAAGATGGAAATGGCCAGAGAGATCGAAGCTATGAGAATGGAAATGGAGATCAAACGAACAGAGATGATTCTTGATTCACAGCAGCGGATTGTGGAGGCTTTTGCCAAGGCAGTTACtgaaaacaagaagaaggcGAAGAGAATCCCTTCTCCAGAGGCCTAA
- the LOC111790024 gene encoding nucleolin-like isoform X1 — protein MPPRTVKRGGASAGSKRGGRVTRGTPKKQEKQEPVVEREVVEEVAKVEEVSVVEVEETKELREEVTVQEKSPVVEDKPVIQNKPVVVEEKQPIAIDVEEVEPSHEVRSKQSAPPKKDEEEVKDEEYGKDERLDLEDNDPESEPEEDAGFEFDEKEIEQEAVQEVVDGEGEPVDNVGHEEGDMGDDDVDDAQEDLEGEDDDQQVGEDRDHAGMVDVDEDEHHEVVKERRKRKEFEVFVGGLDKDVKEEDLKKVFSAVGEVTEVRLMMNPQTKKNKGFAFLRFATVEEAKRAVSELKNPVINGKQCGVTPSQDSDTLFLGNICKTWKKDILKEKLKHYGVDNVEDLTLVEDSNNEGSNRGFAFLEFASRSDAMDAFKRLQKRDVVFGVDRPAKVSFADSFIDPGDEIMAQVKTVFVDSLPASWDEEFVRGLLKKYGEIEKIELARNMPSAKRKDFGFVTFDTHDAAVSCAKSINNSELGEGDNKAKVRARLSRPLQRGKGKHVSRTDYWPGRATGRAVRGSWGQPGPRSLPVRGVRGVGSHLPPVGLKRPGGLRDRRPVNAMPARGRPIAPVARSYDRGPPVASYSKSSLKRDYGRREELHPSRSRMLVDYASRVVPERNPSYRDDYASRAAAFSDPPRRDAPRRAYVDDGYGRRFERPPPPSFRDVRARDYDAIIGSKRPYSSLSDVPPAYADAGVRQSRSRLDYDYGAGASQYGDAYDSRISRSNIGGYDSRSSISGSFSSDVGGMYSSSYGGDYMTRGSNAGSSSYSSMYPGRSVGGGGNYMGSGGSGSYY, from the exons ATGCCTCCAAGGACGGTGAAGAGAGGGGGGGCGTCGGCAGGTTCGAAGAGAGGTGGGAGGGTTACCAGAGGTACGCCGAAGAAGCAGGAGAAGCAGGAGCCGGTGGTGGAACGGGAGGTTGTCGAAGAGGTAGCGAAGGTAGAGGAGGTCTCGGTGGTTGAGGTTGAAGAAACCAAGGAGCTTCGTGAGGAAGTCACAGTGCAGGAAAAAAGCCCTGTTGTCGAAGATAAGCCCGTTATTCAGAATAAACCGGTAGTTGTCGAGGAGAAACAGCCGATTGCCATAGACGTCGAGGAGGTTGAACCTTCGCACGAAGTTAGATCGAAGCAGTCCGCTCCTCCTAAAA aagatgaagaagaagtgaAGGACGAAGAATATGGAAAGGATGAGCGCTTGGATCTTGAAGATAATGATCCCGAATCAGAACCTGAGGAGGATGCAGGTTTTGAGtttgatgaaaaagaaattgaacaGGAGGCTGTTCAGGAAGTGGTAGATGGAGAGGGTGAGCCTGTGGACAATGTGGGCCATGAGGAGGGTGATATGGGTGATGATGATGTTGACGATGCTCAGGAGGATCTCGAAGGAGAGGATGATGATCAACAAGTTGGTGAAGACCGTGATCATGCTGGGATGGTTGATGTTGATGAGGATGAGCATCATGAAGTTGTAAAGGAGAGGCGTAAACGCAAAGAATTTGAAGTGTTTGTTGGAGGCTTGGACAAGGATGTAAAAGAGGAGGATTTGAAGAAAGTTTTCAGTGCAGTTGGTGAAGTTACTGAAGTCAGACTGATGATGAACCCCCAgacaaagaagaataaaggTTTTGCATTCTTACGTTTTGCTACGGTGGAAGAGGCAAAGCGTGCTGTGTCGGAGCTAAAGAACCCAGTG ATTAATGGGAAACAATGCGGTGTGACTCCAAGTCAAGACAGCGACACACTGTTTCTTGGTAACATATGCAAGACATGGAAAAAGGACATT CTGAAGGAGAAGTTGAAACATTATGGAGTTGATAATGTTGAGGATCTGACATTGGTAGAAGATAGTAATAATGAAGGATCAAATCGTGGATTTGCCTTTTTGGAATTTGCATCGCGTTCAGATGCCATGGATGCCTTCAAGCGTCTACAAAAAAGGGATGTTGTATTTGGAGTTGATAGACCTGCCAAAGTGTCTTTTGCTGATTCTTTTATAGATCCTGGTGATGAAATTATGGCACAG GTTAAGACTGTTTTTGTTGATAGTCTCCCTGCCTCATGGGATGAAGAATTTGTTCGAGGACTGCTTAAAAAGTATGgagagattgaaaaaattgaGCTTGCCCGCAATATGCCTTCGGCAAAGAGAAAGGATTTTGGATTTGTCACATTTGACACACATGATGCTGCAGTTTCCTGTGCAAAAAGCATCAACAACTCAGAGCTGGGTGAAGGGGACAACAAG GCTAAAGTAAGGGCTAGATTGTCCAGGCCTTTGCAAAGGGGCAAAGGAAAACATGTTAGTCGTACTGATTATTGGCCTGGTCGTGCAACTGGACGAGCAGTAAGGGGTTCTTGGGGGCAACCAGGTCCACGAAGTCTTCCTGTTCGTGGAGTAAGAGGAGTTGGCAGCCATCTCCCACCTGTTGGTTTAAAGAGGCCAGGTGGGCTTAGAGATAGACGTCCTGTCAATGCAATGCCAGCACGAGGAAGACCAATTGCTCCCGTAGCTAGGTCTTACGATAGGGGACCTCCTG TTGCTTCTTATTCAAAGAGTAGCTTGAAGAGGGATTATGGTCGACGTGAGGAACTGCATCCATCCAGAAGCAGGATGCTTGTAGACTATGCCTCCAGGGTTGTACCTGAGAGAAATCCATCCTATAGAGATGATTATGCTTCACGTGCTGCTGCCTTCTCTGATCCACCTCGAAGAGATGCACCCAGGAGAGCTTATGTAGATGATGGATATGGCCGAAGGTTCGAGAGACCCCCTCCTCCAAGCTTCCGGGATGTACGTGCACGTGATTATGATGCTATAATAGGATCAAAACGCCCATATTCCTCATTG AGTGATGTGCCTCCAGCTTATGCTGATGCTGGTGTTCGTCAATCAAGAAGTCGTTTGGACTATGATTATGGTGCTGGTGCTTCTCAATATGGAGACGCTTATGACAGCAG GATCAGCAGATCAAATATTGGAGGATATGATAGTCGAAGCTCCATCTCAG GTTCCTTTAGTAGTGACGTTGGTGGAATGTACTCGTCCAGCTATGGTGGGGATTACATGACTCGTGGTAGCAAt GCGGGTAGCAGCTCTTACTCATCTATGTACCCTGGACGTAGTGTGGGAGGAGGCGGAAACTATATGGGCAGCGGTGGGTCTGGATCATACTATTGA
- the LOC111790024 gene encoding nucleolin-like isoform X2, which produces MPPRTVKRGGASAGSKRGGRVTRGTPKKQEKQEPVVEREVVEEVAKVEEVSVVEVEETKELREEVTVQEKSPVVEDKPVIQNKPVVVEEKQPIAIDVEEVEPSHEVRSKQSAPPKNEEEVKDEEYGKDERLDLEDNDPESEPEEDAGFEFDEKEIEQEAVQEVVDGEGEPVDNVGHEEGDMGDDDVDDAQEDLEGEDDDQQVGEDRDHAGMVDVDEDEHHEVVKERRKRKEFEVFVGGLDKDVKEEDLKKVFSAVGEVTEVRLMMNPQTKKNKGFAFLRFATVEEAKRAVSELKNPVINGKQCGVTPSQDSDTLFLGNICKTWKKDILKEKLKHYGVDNVEDLTLVEDSNNEGSNRGFAFLEFASRSDAMDAFKRLQKRDVVFGVDRPAKVSFADSFIDPGDEIMAQVKTVFVDSLPASWDEEFVRGLLKKYGEIEKIELARNMPSAKRKDFGFVTFDTHDAAVSCAKSINNSELGEGDNKAKVRARLSRPLQRGKGKHVSRTDYWPGRATGRAVRGSWGQPGPRSLPVRGVRGVGSHLPPVGLKRPGGLRDRRPVNAMPARGRPIAPVARSYDRGPPVASYSKSSLKRDYGRREELHPSRSRMLVDYASRVVPERNPSYRDDYASRAAAFSDPPRRDAPRRAYVDDGYGRRFERPPPPSFRDVRARDYDAIIGSKRPYSSLSDVPPAYADAGVRQSRSRLDYDYGAGASQYGDAYDSRISRSNIGGYDSRSSISGSFSSDVGGMYSSSYGGDYMTRGSNAGSSSYSSMYPGRSVGGGGNYMGSGGSGSYY; this is translated from the exons ATGCCTCCAAGGACGGTGAAGAGAGGGGGGGCGTCGGCAGGTTCGAAGAGAGGTGGGAGGGTTACCAGAGGTACGCCGAAGAAGCAGGAGAAGCAGGAGCCGGTGGTGGAACGGGAGGTTGTCGAAGAGGTAGCGAAGGTAGAGGAGGTCTCGGTGGTTGAGGTTGAAGAAACCAAGGAGCTTCGTGAGGAAGTCACAGTGCAGGAAAAAAGCCCTGTTGTCGAAGATAAGCCCGTTATTCAGAATAAACCGGTAGTTGTCGAGGAGAAACAGCCGATTGCCATAGACGTCGAGGAGGTTGAACCTTCGCACGAAGTTAGATCGAAGCAGTCCGCTCCTCCTAAAA atgaagaagaagtgaAGGACGAAGAATATGGAAAGGATGAGCGCTTGGATCTTGAAGATAATGATCCCGAATCAGAACCTGAGGAGGATGCAGGTTTTGAGtttgatgaaaaagaaattgaacaGGAGGCTGTTCAGGAAGTGGTAGATGGAGAGGGTGAGCCTGTGGACAATGTGGGCCATGAGGAGGGTGATATGGGTGATGATGATGTTGACGATGCTCAGGAGGATCTCGAAGGAGAGGATGATGATCAACAAGTTGGTGAAGACCGTGATCATGCTGGGATGGTTGATGTTGATGAGGATGAGCATCATGAAGTTGTAAAGGAGAGGCGTAAACGCAAAGAATTTGAAGTGTTTGTTGGAGGCTTGGACAAGGATGTAAAAGAGGAGGATTTGAAGAAAGTTTTCAGTGCAGTTGGTGAAGTTACTGAAGTCAGACTGATGATGAACCCCCAgacaaagaagaataaaggTTTTGCATTCTTACGTTTTGCTACGGTGGAAGAGGCAAAGCGTGCTGTGTCGGAGCTAAAGAACCCAGTG ATTAATGGGAAACAATGCGGTGTGACTCCAAGTCAAGACAGCGACACACTGTTTCTTGGTAACATATGCAAGACATGGAAAAAGGACATT CTGAAGGAGAAGTTGAAACATTATGGAGTTGATAATGTTGAGGATCTGACATTGGTAGAAGATAGTAATAATGAAGGATCAAATCGTGGATTTGCCTTTTTGGAATTTGCATCGCGTTCAGATGCCATGGATGCCTTCAAGCGTCTACAAAAAAGGGATGTTGTATTTGGAGTTGATAGACCTGCCAAAGTGTCTTTTGCTGATTCTTTTATAGATCCTGGTGATGAAATTATGGCACAG GTTAAGACTGTTTTTGTTGATAGTCTCCCTGCCTCATGGGATGAAGAATTTGTTCGAGGACTGCTTAAAAAGTATGgagagattgaaaaaattgaGCTTGCCCGCAATATGCCTTCGGCAAAGAGAAAGGATTTTGGATTTGTCACATTTGACACACATGATGCTGCAGTTTCCTGTGCAAAAAGCATCAACAACTCAGAGCTGGGTGAAGGGGACAACAAG GCTAAAGTAAGGGCTAGATTGTCCAGGCCTTTGCAAAGGGGCAAAGGAAAACATGTTAGTCGTACTGATTATTGGCCTGGTCGTGCAACTGGACGAGCAGTAAGGGGTTCTTGGGGGCAACCAGGTCCACGAAGTCTTCCTGTTCGTGGAGTAAGAGGAGTTGGCAGCCATCTCCCACCTGTTGGTTTAAAGAGGCCAGGTGGGCTTAGAGATAGACGTCCTGTCAATGCAATGCCAGCACGAGGAAGACCAATTGCTCCCGTAGCTAGGTCTTACGATAGGGGACCTCCTG TTGCTTCTTATTCAAAGAGTAGCTTGAAGAGGGATTATGGTCGACGTGAGGAACTGCATCCATCCAGAAGCAGGATGCTTGTAGACTATGCCTCCAGGGTTGTACCTGAGAGAAATCCATCCTATAGAGATGATTATGCTTCACGTGCTGCTGCCTTCTCTGATCCACCTCGAAGAGATGCACCCAGGAGAGCTTATGTAGATGATGGATATGGCCGAAGGTTCGAGAGACCCCCTCCTCCAAGCTTCCGGGATGTACGTGCACGTGATTATGATGCTATAATAGGATCAAAACGCCCATATTCCTCATTG AGTGATGTGCCTCCAGCTTATGCTGATGCTGGTGTTCGTCAATCAAGAAGTCGTTTGGACTATGATTATGGTGCTGGTGCTTCTCAATATGGAGACGCTTATGACAGCAG GATCAGCAGATCAAATATTGGAGGATATGATAGTCGAAGCTCCATCTCAG GTTCCTTTAGTAGTGACGTTGGTGGAATGTACTCGTCCAGCTATGGTGGGGATTACATGACTCGTGGTAGCAAt GCGGGTAGCAGCTCTTACTCATCTATGTACCCTGGACGTAGTGTGGGAGGAGGCGGAAACTATATGGGCAGCGGTGGGTCTGGATCATACTATTGA
- the LOC111790169 gene encoding uncharacterized protein LOC111790169 encodes MGRRQSDAERGVCALAIMFLMGISSCIMVYHFLIGAIRPSAVEVSSTSDLVKNGEQEECCRGTDHVELWGGAVKWGSNFKFNSSRECCLACKAMCEDQRGRCLCDSWVFCGDSKICGSRFGECWLKKQKNTMNPERRESGGQVGWTSGLVFGKKQGIVRVETEYGSFRMKLFPDCAPHSVNFILELLALGCVGCQFHRAESRGSFWFSNGEHVENAPYGPPFALIQGTLEAHGIIFEENPKEYCPTIRRGSVAWVDSGPEFFISLANHDEWRKAHTVFGSVLPEDMEIVEKIAQLPTKSEVWQNIDVSVLEKPIPLQLKGMKTDL; translated from the exons ATGGGCCGCAGGCAAAGCGACGCCGAACGTGGCGTTTGTGCCCTCGCGATCATGTTTCTGATGGGCATTTCCTCCTGCATTATGGTCTATCACTTTCTAATCGGGGCCATTCGGCCGAGCGCCGTCGAGGTTTCTTCTACTTCCGATTTGGTCAAGAATGGGGAACAGGAAGAGTGTTGCCGAGGTACTGACCATGTGGAGCTTTGGGGAGGTGCCGTGAAATGGGGCTCTAATTTTAAGTTCAATTCGTCGAGGGAGTGTTGTTTGGCTTGTAAAGCCATGTGCGAAGATCAAAGAGGTCGGTGTTTGTGTGATTCTTGGGTGTTCTGTGGCGATTCCAAGATTTGCGGATCAAGATTTGGTGAG TGCTGGttgaagaagcagaagaataCAATGAACCCTGAAAGAAGAGAGTCAGGAGGTCAAGTCGGGTGGACTTCTGGCCTTGTGTTTGGGAAAAAACAG GGAATTGTTCGAGTGGAGACGGAGTACGGGTCTTTTCGCATGAAG cTTTTTCCTGACTGCGCTCCTCATTCTGTAAACTTCATTCTTGAGCTCTTAGCATTGGGTTGTGTTGGTTGCCAATTTCATCGTGCTGAAAGTCGCGGAAGCTTCTGGTTTTCCAACGGGGAGCATGTCGAAAAC GCTCCATATGGTCCTCCCTTTGCTCTAATCCAAGGAACTCTTGAAGCTCATGGAATCATATTCGAGGAGAATCCTAAGGAATACTGTCCAACCATTAGAAGAGGATCAGTTGCTTGGGTCGATTCCGGCCCGGAATTCTTTATCAGCCTGGCCAACCACGACGAGTGGCGTAAGGCACACACCGTGTTCGGATCTGTTCTTCCAGAAGACATGGAAATCGTAGAGAAAATAGCTCAGCTTCCAACAAAATCGGAGGTTTGGCAAAACATAGATGTCTCTGTTTTGGAAAAGCCTATTCCTTTGCAGTTAAAAGGAATGAAGACAGATCTATAG
- the LOC111790167 gene encoding 5-oxoprolinase, with amino-acid sequence MGSSSEDKLRFCIDRGGTFTDVYAEIPGRPDGKVIKLLSVDPSNYDDAPVEGIRRILEEYGGKKIPRTSKIPTQNIEWIRMGTTVATNALLERRGERIALCVTKGFRDLLQIGNQARPNIFDLTVSKPSNLYEDVIEVDERVELVHGKGDDNQDSSTSYVKGISGELIHIVKTLNEEALKPLLKDLLQRGISCLAVVLMHSYTYPQHELALEKLAWSMGFKHVSLSSALTPMVRAVPRGLTASVDAYLTPVIKEYLSGFMSKFDESSGKVNVLFMQSDGGLAPENRFSGHKAVLSGPAGGVVGYSQTLFDLETRKPLIGFDMGGTSTDVSRYAGSYEQVLETQIAGAIIQAPQLDINTVAAGGGSKLKFQFGAFRVGPESVGAHPGPVCYRKGGELAVTDANLVLGFVIPDFFPSIFGPNEDQPLDIEATRGEFEKLATEINSYRKIQDPSSKPMTIEEIALGFINVANETMCRPIRQLTEMKGHETKNHALACFGGAGPQHACAIARLLGMKEIFIHRFCGILSAYGMGLADVVEEEQEPYSAVYCSESIQEVTRREASLLKQVKQKLQGQGFSEGSIKTETYLNLRYEGTNTAIMVRSQKTDNGVGFDFAAVFEKLFQQEYGFKLQNRNILICDIRVRGIGVTNVLKPRAFEGLAGDPKIEGHYKVYFGNGWQDTPLFKLDNLGFGHVISGPAIIMNGNSTVIVEPSCKATITKFGNIKVEIDSAFCTEKVSEKVADVVQLSIFNHRFMGIAEQMGRTLQRTSISTNIKERLDFSCALFGPDGGLVANAPHVPVHLGAMSSTVRWQIEYWGDNLNEGDVLVTNHPCAGGSHLPDITVITPVFDNGKLIFFVASRGHHAEIGGITPGSMPPFSKSIWEEGAAIKAFKLVEKGIFQEEGIIKLLQFPNSDEGVIPGTRRLHDNLSDLHAQVAANHRGISLIKELIAQYGLNTVQAYMTYVQLNAEGAVREMLKSVASRVSSNSAGSAEGSSITIEEEDYMDDGSVIHLKLTIDPRKGEANFDFSGTSPEVYGNWNAPEAVTAAAVIYCLRCMVDVDIPLNQGCLAPVKIYIPPGSFLSPSEKAAIVGGNVLTSQRITDVILTAFQACACSQGCMNNLTFGDSTFGYYETIGGGSGAGPSWHGTSGVQCHMTNTRMTDPEIFEQRYPVLLHTFALRENSGGSGVYKGGDGLVREIEFKQPVVVSILSERRVHAPRGLNGGKDGARGANFLVKKDKRRVYLGGKNTVTVKAGEILQILTPGGGGWGCP; translated from the coding sequence ATGGGAAGTAGTAGCGAAGACAAACTTCGATTTTGTATTGATAGAGGTGGCACATTCACTGATGTCTACGCTGAAATTCCTGGTCGTCCAGATGGTAAAGTTATAAAACTTTTATCGGTTGATCCATCGAATTATGATGATGCTCCAGTTGAAGGAATTCGGAGGATTCTTGAAGAATATGGTGGGAAGAAAATTCCAAGGACGTCAAAAATCCCCACTCAAAACATAGAGTGGATACGGATGGGAACAACTGTGGCAACTAATGCACTTCTAGAGAGAAGGGGAGAAAGGATTGCTCTTTGTGTTACTAAAGGTTTTAGAGATTTGCTTCAAATTGGCAACCAGGCCCGCCCAAACATATTTGACCTAACTGTCTCAAAACCATCAAATCTTTATGAGGATGTCATAGAAGTAGATGAGCGAGTCGAGCTTGTTCATGGCAAGGGGGATGATAATCAAGATTCTTCTACTTCATATGTGAAAGGAATTTCTGGTGAGCTTATTCACATTGTGAAGACTCTCAATGAAGAAGCTTTGAAGCCATTACTGAAGGATCTTCTGCAAAGGGGCATCAGCTGTTTGGCAGTTGTCTTAATGCATTCATACACTTACCCACAACATGAATTGGCTCTGGAGAAATTAGCTTGGAGTATGGGCTTTAAACATGTTTCTTTGTCCTCAGCTTTGACCCCTATGGTTCGAGCTGTTCCGCGTGGCCTTACAGCCAGTGTGGATGCATACTTGACTCCAGTCATCAAAGAGTACTTATCTGGATTCATGTCCAAATTTGATGAGAGCAGTGGGAAGGTGAATGTGCTATTTATGCAATCAGATGGAGGACTTGCACCAGAAAATAGGTTTTCAGGCCACAAGGCAGTTTTATCTGGTCCTGCTGGTGGAGTTGTTGGTTACTCACAAACACTTTTTGATCTTGAGACCAGGAAGCCTCTCATTGGGTTTGACATGGGTGGTACATCAACTGATGTCAGCCGATATGCTGGAAGTTATGAACAGGTCCTCGAAACCCAGATCGCTGGTGCAATAATTCAAGCTCCTCAACTCGACATCAACACTGTGGCAGCTGGTGGTGGCTCAAagttgaaatttcaatttggaGCTTTCCGCGTTGGACCAGAATCAGTAGGTGCACACCCTGGTCCGGTTTGTTACAGAAAAGGAGGTGAGCTGGCTGTTACTGATGCAAATCTGGTTTTAGGTTTTGTTATCCCTGATTTCTTCCCATCCATATTTGGTCCCAACGAGGATCAGCCTCTAGATATCGAAGCCACGAGAGGAGAGTTTGAGAAGCTTGCAACTGAAATTAACTCTTACAGAAAAATCCAGGATCCATCCTCAAAGCCTATGACAATCGAGGAGATTGCTCTGGGTTTTATAAATGTTGCAAATGAAACTATGTGCCGTCCAATCCGACAATTGACTGAGATGAAGGGCCATGAGACAAAAAACCATGCTCTTGCCTGCTTTGGTGGTGCTGGACCTCAACATGCATGTGCCATTGCCAGGCTATTAGGTATGAAAGAGATATTTATTCATAGATTTTGTGGGATCTTAAGTGCATATGGTATGGGACTGGCGGATGTTGTTGAAGAAGAGCAGGAGCCGTACTCGGCCGTGTATTGTTCGGAGTCTATCCAGGAAGTCACTCGAAGAGAGGCAAGTTTACTTAAGCAAGTAAAGCAAAAGCTGCAGGGACAAGGATTTAGCGAGGGAAGCATTAAAACTGAAACATATTTGAATCTGAGATATGAAGGTACAAACACTGCCATCATGGTAAGGAGCCAAAAAACGGATAATGGAGTAGGATTCGACTTTGCAGCTGTGTTCGAGAAGCTTTTCCAGCAAGAGTATGGATTTAAATTGCAGAATAGGAATATTCTCATATGTGATATAAGAGTTCGTGGTATAGGAGTCACAAATGTATTGAAGCCACGGGCTTTTGAAGGACTTGCAGGTGACCCTAAAATTGAAGGCCACTACAAGGTCTACTTTGGAAATGGATGGCAGGATACACCTTTGTTCAAGCTTGACAATCTAGGATTTGGTCATGTCATCTCAGGGCCTGCTATCATTATGAACGGAAATAGTACCGTGATCGTCGAGCCAAGCTGCAAAGCTACGATAaccaaatttggaaacatCAAAGTTGAAATAGATTCCGCCTTTTGCACGGAAAAAGTATCAGAAAAGGTTGCAGATGTCGTCCAATTATCGATCTTCAACCACCGGTTTATGGGTATAGCTGAACAGATGGGAAGGACACTACAGAGAACTTCTATATCAACAAACATCAAGGAACGCCTGGATTTCTCTTGTGCCCTTTTTGGTCCTGATGGAGGATTAGTTGCCAATGCTCCCCATGTACCTGTCCACCTAGGAGCAATGTCCAGTACCGTTCGGTGGCAAATCGAGTACTGGGGCGACAATTTGAACGAGGGAGATGTATTGGTCACCAACCACCCATGTGCTGGAGGTAGCCATCTTCCTGATATAACAGTCATCACGCCCGTGTTTGATAATggaaaattgatatttttcgTCGCAAGTAGAGGGCACCACGCCGAGATTGGGGGCATAACTCCTGGAAGCATGCCACCATTTTCGAAATCCATTTGGGAAGAAGGAGCTGCAATAAAAGCATTCAAGCTTGTCGAAAAGGGAATTTTTCAAGAAGAAGGCATTATCAAGCTCCTGCAGTTCCCTAATTCTGATGAAGGCGTCATCCCAGGAACTCGTAGACTCCATGATAATTTATCTGATCTTCATGCACAAGTTGCTGCAAATCACAGAGGGATTTCACTAATCAAAGAGCTTATTGCGCAATATGGTTTAAATACTGTTCAGGCTTATATGACATACGTACAGCTTAATGCAGAAGGGGCAGTAAGAGAAATGCTGAAATCTGTGGCCTCTAGAGTTTCATCTAATTCAGCTGGATCTGCGGAGGGAAGCTCCATAACAATCGAAGAAGAGGATTACATGGATGACGGTTCTGTAATTCATTTGAAACTCACGATTGATCCTCGTAAAGGCGAAGCCAATTTCGATTTTAGTGGGACGAGTCCCGAAGTATATGGCAACTGGAACGCCCCGGAAGCAGTAACAGCAGCAGCCGTTATATACTGCCTTCGCTGCATGGTCGATGTCGATATTCCTCTCAACCAGGGCTGCTTGGCTCCTGTCAAGATATATATTCCACCAGGCTCGTTCCTTTCCCCGAGCGAGAAGGCTGCCATTGTAGGAGGGAATGTTCTTACTTCTCAGCGGATAACTGATGTCATACTCACAGCATTTCAGGCATGTGCCTGTTCCCAAGGTTGTATGAACAATCTTACTTTTGGCGACTCTACATTTGGATACTACGAAACAATTGGCGGGGGAAGTGGAGCTGGTCCTTCTTGGCATGGAACTAGTGGAGTTCAATGCCATATGACTAATACTCGAATGACCGATCCCGAGATATTCGAGCAGCGATATCCTGTTCTTTTACATACATTTGCACTCAGAGAGAACAGTGGAGGAAGTGGAGTCTACAAAGGGGGTGACGGGCTCGTTAGGGAGATCGAGTTCAAGCAACCAGTGGTGGTGAGTATTCTTTCGGAGAGACGTGTCCATGCGCCGAGAGGCTTGAACGGAGGAAAAGACGGTGCTCGTGGGGCTAATTTTCTGgtaaaaaaggataaaagaaGAGTCTATCTCGGTGGCAAGAATACTGTAACTGTGAAAGCTGGGGAGATTCTTCAGATTTTAACCCCTGGTGGTGGAGGATGGGGCTGCCCTTAG